The genomic region TTTGCAAGCCCAGCGCGTATTGATTTTAAAAGTTGGTACACTCGTTGATATAACTCGAATTCTGGGATCACATAACCACGCGTATCAATTTCAATTTCGGTATCTTCATAATCTGGCCCTCCCATTTCTGCCACCCCTTGTTTTGCATAAAGTACAGTGTCGTGTTTTAACTCTGTATAACTAGCAAGGTAAGTATTAAGACGTAAAAATGGATACGCTTTGCCCCGCATAAAATTAGGGTAGCTATTTGGCACTGGCGTTAATAATGAATTTAAAGAATATAACCAATCAGAGTAGACTTCTTTAACTCGTCGATCGTTAATTTCTTTTGGCATCCTTTTTTTAAGCATCTGTTGCTGACTTAGATAAATTTGCTGTCTGTAATAAGGCATTACCAACTGATAAAAAAATTAAATTATCACCAGCAGCAATTGCAAAAGGTGTATTGGCAGTAGCAAGATATTGTTCTTTTGTTTGGGTGATTAATACTGTCAAAATTTCTTGCAACTTAAGAATAAATACTTCTTGCTCTGCCGTCGCCAATAAATAATCGAAAAACAAATGAAGATTATGCAAAACCACATCAGGGGTCACCACACTTGGTATCGCTTTAATAAACTTACGATATATAACCTCAGCTTCTCCTTGGGCTTCGCTTTCTTCTAGCTGAATCGGACGATAGCGATTATTCTCATATAGTTGAAAAAATTCAAAAAAGCCCTGATTACCATCAACAGCAAATTCTTTCTCTAATAACGCCGTCTTCACCTTAGAAGTTTGAAACAATTTTTCAAAATATTTTAGCTCAACAATTTTTTCGTTATTCGCAGGATTCGTATTGGCACTCTCATCGCCTATGAGCCCTTTAGTATTTTCTTCTTGGGCTTGCACATTAGCTGCAGTATCATTTGCAATGGCATTGTTTCTTTTTTGCTCTGTGTTTCTAGCTTGAGATTGTTGTTCACTTTTTTGGCAACTGGACAGCAAAAAAATGCTTGCACACATTGTCATCAATATGCGCTTGAACGATAAAGTCATAATCAAATCCCTTTCACTCTCATATTTTGATAATGTCATCAAATTGTCACCTCTTTGTCACGTCCAGCTTGAACACTTTTGGCAACAAGACCACTTTGTTGATGACTTAAGTCAACCAATTTGGCCATCAGGTGATGCGCAAATATTACCGTTTTGGTGTGGCGCGTTTGACCATAATATTGCTAG from Deltaproteobacteria bacterium harbors:
- a CDS encoding DUF3160 domain-containing protein, with translation MTLSKYESERDLIMTLSFKRILMTMCASIFLLSSCQKSEQQSQARNTEQKRNNAIANDTAANVQAQEENTKGLIGDESANTNPANNEKIVELKYFEKLFQTSKVKTALLEKEFAVDGNQGFFEFFQLYENNRYRPIQLEESEAQGEAEVIYRKFIKAIPSVVTPDVVLHNLHLFFDYLLATAEQEVFILKLQEILTVLITQTKEQYLATANTPFAIAAGDNLIFLSVGNALLQTANLSKSATDA